From Candidatus Micropelagos thuwalensis, the proteins below share one genomic window:
- a CDS encoding aldo/keto reductase, producing the protein MERRQLGDTDVQVSAICLGTMTWGRQNTEEEAFEQMDYAFEKGVNFFDTAELYPIPPEAVTQGRTETMIGNWFEKTGKRQDVILATKVVGRSTMTWFRDNGDEPELTRPQIMEAIDKSLARLKTDYIDLYQLHWPDRPLPLFGGLGYQHFGDEINRIEDTLGILDELRKSGKVRHFGLSNETPWGTMKFLHYAETKNLPRIVSVQNAYNFLNRIYELGGSEIYHRDKVGLLAYSPLAQGYLTGKYQKGAIPVGSRKYIAPRLSRYETAGSEEAVDKYLALANKHGLNPAQMAIQFVTTRPFVTSNIIGATSMEQLEIAISSIDVELNDDILSEIEEIHLSASNLCP; encoded by the coding sequence ATGGAAAGAAGACAATTAGGAGATACGGATGTGCAGGTCAGTGCCATCTGTCTAGGTACAATGACCTGGGGTCGTCAAAATACCGAAGAAGAAGCCTTTGAGCAGATGGATTATGCATTTGAAAAGGGCGTCAACTTTTTTGATACCGCCGAACTTTATCCTATTCCGCCGGAAGCTGTGACGCAGGGAAGAACGGAAACCATGATTGGAAACTGGTTTGAGAAGACCGGCAAGAGACAGGATGTTATTCTTGCAACCAAAGTGGTCGGTCGTTCAACCATGACCTGGTTCAGGGATAATGGGGATGAGCCTGAATTAACACGCCCTCAGATTATGGAGGCGATTGATAAAAGCCTCGCCCGTTTAAAGACCGATTATATTGATCTCTATCAGCTCCATTGGCCTGATCGCCCTCTGCCCTTATTTGGCGGATTAGGATATCAGCATTTCGGTGATGAGATTAACCGCATCGAGGATACGCTCGGTATTTTGGATGAGTTGAGAAAATCCGGCAAAGTCCGCCATTTTGGTCTTTCTAACGAAACCCCATGGGGGACAATGAAGTTTTTGCATTATGCCGAAACCAAGAATTTGCCTCGTATTGTCTCTGTTCAGAATGCCTATAATTTTCTTAATCGTATTTATGAACTTGGCGGTTCGGAAATCTATCATCGCGATAAGGTCGGATTATTAGCCTATTCTCCTCTCGCGCAAGGCTATCTCACCGGTAAATACCAAAAGGGAGCAATACCCGTCGGGTCTAGAAAATATATTGCGCCTCGGCTTAGCCGCTATGAAACAGCGGGATCGGAAGAGGCGGTGGACAAGTATCTTGCATTGGCAAACAAACATGGGTTAAATCCCGCACAAATGGCTATTCAATTTGTCACGACCAGACCTTTTGTAACGTCCAATATTATTGGGGCGACAAGTATGGAACAGCTAGAAATTGCCATTTCTTCAATTGATGTTGAATTAAATGATGACATATTGTCGGAAATAGAAGAAATACATCTTAGCGCATCCAACCTTTGTCCCTAA
- a CDS encoding nitroreductase: MTTVSEAILSRRSIRAFLDKPVAPDLIKKIITQSARAPSGGNLQPWYVDVVTGDSHKKLLDLMDKKIADNPAGETRDYDFYPSDLPDKYTNRRRATGAGLYEAMGIAYDDKLARWDAMKLNWEFFGAPVGLFFSIDKFMGKNQWCHLGMLMQNISLLAIENGLATCMQEAWAVYSETMHDFLNLPDERVFYCGMALGYEDKTAQVNKFITEREKLVKFVSFID; the protein is encoded by the coding sequence ATGACAACTGTTTCAGAAGCGATACTATCCCGGCGATCCATAAGAGCTTTTTTAGATAAACCTGTAGCCCCCGATTTAATAAAAAAAATCATCACACAGTCTGCCCGTGCCCCGTCTGGTGGAAATCTACAACCTTGGTATGTCGATGTTGTAACTGGGGATAGCCATAAAAAACTTTTGGATTTGATGGATAAAAAAATCGCAGACAACCCGGCAGGGGAAACAAGAGATTATGATTTCTATCCGAGTGATTTGCCTGATAAGTATACCAACCGCAGACGTGCAACCGGCGCCGGCCTCTATGAAGCAATGGGCATTGCTTATGATGATAAGCTGGCCAGATGGGATGCCATGAAGTTAAATTGGGAATTTTTTGGTGCGCCTGTTGGTCTGTTTTTCTCGATTGATAAATTCATGGGTAAAAATCAATGGTGTCATCTCGGCATGTTGATGCAAAACATTTCCCTCCTCGCAATTGAAAACGGTCTCGCAACCTGCATGCAAGAAGCTTGGGCCGTCTATAGTGAGACCATGCATGACTTTTTAAATCTACCTGATGAGCGTGTTTTTTACTGCGGTATGGCACTTGGTTATGAAGACAAAACTGCACAAGTTAATAAATTCATTACTGAAAGGGAGAAATTAGTTAAATTTGTTAGTTTTATTGATTGA
- a CDS encoding cupin domain-containing protein translates to MARNISEIHDPGVQGGMLADINKIDWVELGEGVKFKLLRYCDVTGDWVLYVQLQPGVKFGRHQHISPAEFFVTKGLLTFETGEAGPGVYGYESIGEIHEEAAGLEVTEFIYFGHGPVSFIDTDDQVQFIADLAFYKNAWEGNLPNDIVDHAAKG, encoded by the coding sequence ATGGCTAGAAATATATCAGAAATTCATGACCCAGGTGTACAAGGTGGCATGCTCGCGGATATCAATAAAATTGATTGGGTTGAACTTGGTGAAGGCGTCAAGTTTAAGCTTCTTAGATATTGCGATGTCACAGGTGACTGGGTTCTTTACGTCCAGCTTCAACCTGGTGTGAAATTTGGCCGACATCAACATATTAGCCCAGCGGAATTTTTTGTCACAAAAGGCTTACTTACATTTGAAACTGGTGAAGCTGGGCCGGGTGTGTATGGCTATGAGTCAATCGGTGAGATTCACGAAGAAGCTGCTGGTCTGGAGGTGACTGAATTTATTTATTTCGGACACGGGCCAGTGTCATTTATTGATACAGATGACCAAGTGCAATTCATTGCAGATTTAGCGTTTTATAAAAACGCTTGGGAAGGTAATCTTCCGAATGACATTGTTGACCATGCTGCTAAGGGCTAG
- a CDS encoding MotA/TolQ/ExbB proton channel family protein, with protein sequence MKRYLGLVICIFLVATIANKFGLNTFIDLYSFILVFGGGIGFALLKGRTDNYLSEFGNGTIYFGWIGAIMGIIAIMAYSSFKTLNDLESVAPAFAVALTTLFYGYMLKLVAVTFSEPE encoded by the coding sequence GTGAAAAGATATTTAGGGTTAGTTATTTGTATTTTTCTTGTTGCTACCATAGCAAACAAATTCGGTTTGAATACTTTCATAGATCTATACAGCTTTATTTTAGTTTTCGGAGGCGGTATCGGTTTTGCATTGTTAAAGGGTAGAACAGATAATTACTTAAGTGAATTTGGTAACGGTACGATATATTTCGGTTGGATTGGCGCTATCATGGGCATTATTGCGATAATGGCTTATTCTTCATTTAAAACCTTGAATGATTTGGAAAGTGTCGCCCCTGCTTTTGCTGTTGCTCTCACAACCCTTTTCTACGGATATATGTTAAAGCTCGTAGCTGTTACATTTAGCGAACCTGAATAG
- a CDS encoding PQQ-dependent dehydrogenase, methanol/ethanol family, protein MTKKNSLVPVLLISLIVVSYFIFSSSEKDKTSDWLSYGNEYNEQHFSHLNQINIKNVNSLKLDWELPLPDAIQLGSTPLAIDGKIYFTGDRAIVYAVDGRTGQLIWVYDPKIGEKSPRKIALGWNSNRGLAYLDGKLFLGATDGRLIALNKDSGELIWSVDTFEKNGDRAITGAPRAFKDTVIIGHGGADAQARGYVSAYDANTGEFKWRFYLVPGDPAKGFENEAMEMAAKTWHGDWWNRGGGGGTVWNAMTFDEEFNAIYLGTGNGGVWDHQLRSDGIGDNLFLGSIVALDADTGDYRWHYQVMPEESWDYNAAMDIVLADLEIKGETKKVLMQAPKNGFLYVIDRQTGKLIGADKFSKSNWASKIDLETGRPVMGEAADFQKSPKHLWPGPIGAHNWQAMAYSPKQKLVYIPEMQHGATYIKSEMPNLRENFLNLSIITTYDQIDPNDGKGSIVAMDPVTLKPKWKVQHDSFWNGGILATEGDLVFQGTADGEFAAYSAIDGTKLWFIDVQRGVTSAPISYMVDGVQRIVIPVGYAGGYAAFGIKATHAGWKYKAPGIRLLSFSLEGEKELKRVETGRYQLDLVDLSDVEIDEKLALTGMELYHSAPCGSCHGGQGNNSGSGAPDLRESASLTDFETFKSLTKDGLLVDNGMPKFDDLSDSEINAIYEYLRQRTKIAAADLKN, encoded by the coding sequence ATGACCAAAAAAAATTCTTTAGTTCCCGTTTTATTGATTTCTTTAATCGTAGTCTCATATTTTATCTTTTCATCTTCCGAAAAAGATAAAACCTCAGACTGGTTATCATATGGAAATGAGTACAACGAGCAGCATTTTAGTCATCTTAATCAAATCAACATTAAGAATGTAAATAGTCTTAAACTTGACTGGGAACTCCCTTTACCTGATGCCATTCAACTCGGTAGCACCCCTTTAGCCATTGATGGCAAAATATATTTCACTGGAGACAGAGCAATCGTATATGCCGTTGACGGTAGAACTGGACAATTAATTTGGGTTTATGATCCAAAAATTGGAGAAAAATCACCAAGAAAGATTGCACTGGGCTGGAATTCTAATCGGGGATTAGCCTATTTAGACGGAAAACTTTTTCTTGGTGCAACAGATGGTCGGCTCATCGCGCTGAATAAAGACTCAGGTGAATTAATTTGGTCAGTCGATACATTTGAAAAAAATGGTGACCGGGCCATTACTGGCGCACCGCGCGCTTTTAAAGACACTGTGATTATTGGTCATGGAGGCGCTGATGCACAAGCGCGGGGTTATGTGTCCGCCTATGACGCTAATACAGGTGAATTTAAATGGCGTTTTTATCTGGTTCCCGGAGATCCCGCAAAAGGCTTCGAGAATGAGGCCATGGAAATGGCTGCCAAAACCTGGCATGGCGACTGGTGGAATAGAGGCGGCGGCGGCGGAACCGTCTGGAATGCCATGACATTTGATGAAGAATTTAACGCAATTTATTTAGGCACCGGGAATGGAGGCGTTTGGGATCATCAACTTAGAAGTGATGGCATAGGGGATAACCTTTTTCTCGGGTCAATAGTCGCGCTGGATGCTGATACCGGCGACTATCGCTGGCATTATCAAGTCATGCCGGAAGAAAGCTGGGACTATAACGCCGCGATGGATATTGTTTTGGCTGATTTAGAAATTAAAGGGGAAACAAAAAAGGTTTTAATGCAAGCGCCCAAAAATGGATTTTTATATGTCATAGACCGTCAAACTGGGAAGCTCATCGGCGCGGATAAATTTTCTAAATCCAATTGGGCCAGTAAAATTGATTTGGAAACCGGGCGGCCTGTAATGGGCGAGGCAGCTGATTTTCAAAAAAGTCCTAAGCATCTTTGGCCGGGCCCAATCGGGGCACATAATTGGCAGGCCATGGCTTACAGCCCGAAACAAAAACTTGTTTACATTCCCGAAATGCAGCACGGGGCTACCTACATAAAATCTGAGATGCCAAATCTGAGAGAAAATTTTCTCAACCTCTCCATTATTACGACCTATGATCAAATAGATCCAAACGATGGCAAAGGATCAATCGTTGCGATGGATCCTGTGACATTGAAACCAAAATGGAAAGTTCAACATGATAGTTTTTGGAATGGCGGGATACTGGCCACGGAAGGTGATCTTGTTTTTCAAGGAACTGCTGATGGAGAATTTGCCGCCTACAGTGCAATTGATGGCACGAAATTATGGTTCATTGATGTTCAAAGAGGTGTAACCAGCGCGCCAATAAGTTACATGGTTGATGGTGTCCAGCGCATTGTTATACCAGTAGGATATGCTGGTGGGTATGCGGCATTCGGAATTAAAGCCACCCATGCGGGGTGGAAATATAAAGCACCTGGAATCAGACTTTTAAGCTTTAGTCTGGAGGGAGAAAAAGAACTCAAGAGGGTTGAAACCGGAAGGTATCAACTTGATTTAGTCGACTTGAGCGATGTTGAGATTGACGAAAAACTCGCGTTAACTGGCATGGAACTATATCACAGCGCCCCCTGTGGGAGTTGTCATGGTGGTCAAGGTAATAATTCTGGTTCCGGAGCGCCGGATTTAAGGGAGTCTGCATCTCTCACAGACTTTGAGACCTTCAAATCCTTAACAAAAGACGGGCTTTTGGTTGATAACGGTATGCCAAAATTTGATGATCTGTCTGATAGCGAGATCAATGCCATTTATGAGTATTTAAGGCAGAGAACGAAAATCGCCGCTGCGGATTTGAAAAATTAG
- a CDS encoding limonene-1,2-epoxide hydrolase family protein, which translates to MSDNTHLAKDFIGAWENKNLDKILNMMSESCRYHNIPMKPLKGHDKIRTFIAPVLEMSEKIIWDIHQIAEDDRGNVFTERTDKFLINDKWVELPVCGVMTFSDGLMTHWRDYFDLMTFEKAMEEATALY; encoded by the coding sequence ATGTCAGATAATACCCATCTAGCAAAAGATTTTATTGGCGCTTGGGAAAATAAAAATCTCGATAAAATTCTCAATATGATGTCCGAAAGTTGTCGATATCATAACATTCCTATGAAACCGCTTAAGGGGCACGACAAAATTAGAACTTTCATTGCTCCTGTATTAGAGATGAGCGAGAAAATCATCTGGGATATTCATCAAATTGCGGAAGATGATAGAGGCAACGTCTTTACCGAACGAACAGATAAATTTCTAATTAACGATAAATGGGTCGAGTTGCCCGTATGCGGAGTGATGACGTTTTCAGATGGTCTAATGACCCATTGGCGAGATTATTTTGATTTAATGACTTTTGAAAAAGCCATGGAGGAAGCGACAGCCTTATACTGA
- a CDS encoding TetR/AcrR family transcriptional regulator, protein MTKKNPAKGLKTRKANKYKRKNYLLACAGDIISKDGLDAFTIARLADCAGVTIPTVHNLLGKRSEILSKLVRDAMSDIMNAATDFDPANTLEALESFVDGLIDLLSTNETFYRAAFMAGERLNFFDHQSESGVFMEARNQARLICAHAISSGKLEGRIDIDQISIRLFSSQRLARLDWMHGYIDLKTYRRQVMTGMLITLCADASQDFKKELLRKIDDLK, encoded by the coding sequence ATGACAAAAAAAAATCCTGCTAAGGGTTTAAAAACCCGCAAAGCAAATAAATACAAACGTAAAAATTATTTACTGGCGTGTGCTGGTGACATTATCTCTAAAGATGGTCTAGACGCCTTTACAATTGCAAGGCTTGCTGACTGTGCAGGCGTTACAATACCAACAGTTCATAATCTTCTCGGAAAGCGTTCTGAGATTTTAAGCAAACTTGTGAGAGATGCCATGTCGGATATTATGAATGCAGCTACTGATTTTGACCCAGCAAATACATTAGAAGCCCTAGAAAGTTTTGTTGATGGTCTAATTGATTTACTCTCAACAAACGAAACTTTTTACCGTGCTGCGTTTATGGCTGGCGAAAGATTAAATTTTTTCGATCATCAGTCAGAAAGTGGTGTCTTTATGGAGGCACGAAATCAAGCAAGATTAATTTGTGCTCACGCTATATCCTCTGGCAAGCTGGAGGGGCGAATAGATATAGATCAAATATCAATCAGGCTTTTCTCTTCTCAGAGGCTGGCTCGTTTGGATTGGATGCATGGCTATATCGACCTTAAAACTTATAGAAGGCAGGTGATGACAGGGATGTTAATTACATTGTGCGCAGATGCTTCTCAGGACTTCAAAAAAGAACTTTTAAGAAAAATTGATGATTTAAAATAA
- a CDS encoding phytanoyl-CoA dioxygenase family protein gives MFQNVSKSIEACAAHYGEDSKAMRKYLLNGERLALELNNRGPIIFEQDGSLSKDILEAYNKYGFYIFTGVIEDKELEEIKQDLEQMKKRFPVSPGAQNTIDGSPALGADCSALTLVWSKPLGDPLGGTELANGRHQVKLFEPQAADGAPEFIPFILLGSLQFSETCLRMYGHPKLLKIAEEINGEDFAPFNETLFIKEPGVGAAVSWHQDGATHWDSPDFDSGIHGFNFMAQVYGSTAVNGVWVLPGSHIHGKIDIAKLVEESGSERLIGTVPIICDPGDVVICNRQILHGSFANTGFEPRITINMGFHRRSSVLNVKGAGTHSEVQIFNEEIIDKRSEVIGYGIDARRQHFPGETPYEYKPFVKKGLTFKWDEDAREAIHDYNKLDLSI, from the coding sequence ATGTTTCAAAACGTTTCAAAATCAATAGAAGCCTGTGCAGCACATTATGGTGAAGATAGTAAAGCTATGCGTAAGTATTTGCTTAATGGAGAGAGGTTGGCTCTCGAGTTAAATAATCGTGGGCCTATTATCTTTGAACAAGACGGCTCTCTTTCTAAAGATATTCTTGAAGCTTACAACAAATATGGTTTTTATATTTTTACGGGCGTTATTGAGGACAAGGAACTCGAAGAAATTAAGCAAGACCTTGAGCAAATGAAAAAACGTTTCCCAGTCAGCCCAGGAGCTCAAAATACAATTGACGGCTCCCCAGCGCTAGGAGCAGATTGTTCAGCACTTACCTTAGTATGGTCTAAACCTCTCGGTGACCCTTTAGGCGGCACAGAATTAGCCAATGGTCGACATCAAGTAAAGCTTTTTGAACCGCAGGCAGCCGATGGAGCTCCTGAATTTATACCATTCATTTTGTTAGGTTCATTACAATTTTCTGAAACATGTTTGCGTATGTACGGACATCCTAAATTATTAAAAATTGCCGAGGAAATTAATGGTGAGGATTTTGCTCCTTTCAACGAAACCTTATTCATCAAGGAACCCGGTGTTGGAGCAGCCGTATCATGGCATCAAGACGGAGCTACTCATTGGGACAGCCCGGACTTTGATAGTGGTATTCACGGTTTCAATTTCATGGCTCAAGTTTATGGAAGCACGGCGGTAAACGGAGTATGGGTTTTGCCGGGCAGTCATATACATGGGAAAATAGATATAGCTAAGCTTGTAGAAGAGTCTGGAAGTGAACGTCTAATTGGGACTGTCCCAATAATTTGTGATCCTGGAGATGTAGTGATTTGTAATAGACAGATACTTCATGGCTCTTTCGCAAACACAGGATTTGAACCAAGAATTACAATAAATATGGGCTTTCACCGTCGAAGTTCTGTACTAAATGTTAAAGGTGCTGGAACGCATAGCGAAGTTCAAATTTTTAATGAAGAAATAATTGATAAAAGGTCAGAAGTTATAGGTTACGGCATTGATGCCCGCCGTCAGCATTTTCCTGGTGAAACCCCTTATGAATATAAACCATTTGTTAAAAAGGGATTAACATTTAAGTGGGATGAAGATGCCAGAGAAGCTATCCATGATTATAATAAATTGGATTTAAGTATCTAG
- a CDS encoding acetolactate synthase large subunit, with translation MNGAQSLLGTLVRSGIEVCFTNPGTSEMHFVASLDREPEMRAVLVLFEGVATAAADGYARMINKPAATLLHLGPGLANGLSNLHNAKKARSPVVNIIGDHATYHLPFEAPLTSDVKAFAAPVSHWIKSSPNAADVGQDTAEAVRAANSNGGQIASLILPADTAWTPASDYGFYRTPPMPDTPPQAAITKASKMLKNSKKTVILISGHALRAKGVKAANRIAVKSGAQVFADTFNARMERGAGRYNIKRLPYFAEQVSEILAGTEQLIIVGSKPPVSFFAYPDTPNYLVPDGCQIHTLSTPAENSISALEAVADEIGAPKNPHGRIDLIRPELASGGDIASSVWQAMAHFMPDDSIVVDEATTSGIASEMFLANAPSFDYLQLTGGSIGIGLPLSLGASIACPGRKVICGQGDGGAMYTLQALWSQAREQCDVVNIIFNNRKYLILEIEIMRVGAENIGPKALDMFDIGRPEIDWCKLAEGMGVHSIRVSSVQEVNHAMEFCMKNKGPHMIEVIL, from the coding sequence ATGAATGGTGCTCAAAGCTTGTTAGGAACTCTTGTCAGATCTGGAATTGAAGTCTGCTTTACAAACCCTGGCACATCAGAAATGCACTTCGTTGCATCCCTTGATCGTGAGCCAGAGATGCGAGCAGTTCTGGTTCTTTTTGAAGGTGTTGCAACTGCTGCTGCCGACGGATATGCTCGGATGATAAACAAACCAGCTGCAACACTTTTACATTTGGGACCAGGCCTGGCCAATGGTCTTTCAAATTTACATAATGCCAAAAAAGCAAGATCACCGGTTGTTAACATTATTGGCGATCATGCGACCTACCATCTGCCATTTGAAGCCCCGCTTACATCGGATGTTAAGGCCTTTGCTGCACCAGTTTCTCATTGGATAAAATCAAGTCCAAATGCTGCGGATGTGGGGCAAGATACAGCTGAAGCTGTGCGAGCAGCAAATTCGAATGGTGGACAAATCGCCTCGCTTATATTGCCTGCAGATACGGCTTGGACACCCGCCAGTGACTATGGCTTTTATCGCACACCTCCTATGCCAGACACTCCACCTCAAGCAGCAATTACTAAAGCTTCAAAGATGCTTAAAAATAGTAAAAAAACAGTAATTTTGATATCAGGTCATGCCCTTCGAGCTAAAGGGGTTAAAGCAGCAAACCGTATTGCTGTAAAATCTGGCGCACAAGTTTTTGCAGATACATTTAATGCCCGAATGGAACGTGGTGCAGGAAGATACAACATTAAAAGGCTACCATATTTTGCTGAGCAGGTTTCTGAGATACTTGCCGGGACTGAACAACTCATAATTGTCGGTTCCAAGCCTCCAGTCTCTTTTTTTGCATATCCTGACACTCCAAATTATCTTGTTCCAGATGGGTGTCAGATACATACATTATCAACACCAGCGGAAAACTCTATAAGTGCATTAGAGGCAGTAGCTGATGAAATCGGTGCCCCCAAAAACCCTCACGGTAGAATAGATTTAATACGTCCAGAATTAGCTAGCGGTGGCGATATTGCCTCTTCAGTTTGGCAAGCCATGGCACATTTTATGCCTGATGACTCAATTGTAGTTGACGAGGCAACAACAAGTGGCATCGCATCTGAGATGTTTCTCGCAAATGCCCCCTCATTTGACTATCTACAATTGACTGGTGGAAGTATTGGTATTGGTCTACCTCTATCATTAGGCGCCTCAATCGCATGCCCTGGTCGTAAAGTTATCTGTGGCCAGGGAGACGGTGGAGCCATGTATACACTCCAAGCTCTTTGGTCACAGGCAAGAGAACAATGTGATGTCGTAAACATTATATTTAACAATAGAAAATACCTAATTCTTGAAATTGAAATAATGCGCGTCGGAGCTGAAAATATAGGTCCAAAAGCGCTCGATATGTTTGATATTGGACGACCAGAAATAGATTGGTGCAAACTTGCTGAGGGTATGGGAGTTCATTCCATACGCGTTTCATCAGTCCAAGAAGTGAACCACGCAATGGAATTTTGTATGAAAAATAAGGGCCCTCATATGATTGAAGTTATTCTCTAA
- a CDS encoding metal-dependent hydrolase family protein: MIVLKNLNLFIGDADETIENGTLVIDQDKILYAGDSANKPDISGDINEIDCMGLFAMPGMTESHAHLSYTNNGPLELDKSPVEEVMIKTINNARVMLGSGFTSAISFGSVHRIDAFLKQGIENNDIIGPRLLAGGRDIGSTGSNADLHPDYAQLKIDGLGMITDGPWEVRKAVRTLSKNGVDVVKVMIDGELISSGGGIKPGVLGFTDEELDVLVSEAHGRGMRVACHARSADAVKQAVRYGVDYIGHANYLDDEACELLDANKDKVFVGPATAWEVTFLENYEMFGFAKDSPEVEGYAAELEATIDSVKKMKKLGIRILVGGDYGLNITPHGTYAKDLEYFVKFFGFSQFDALRAATKHGGEAFMPDGSLGTMTAGSLADIVLIDGNPLEEIQTLQDKSKIISVMKSGQLYFNLLNEQSPHLVLPTECKDIIKKKLQG, translated from the coding sequence ATGATCGTATTAAAAAATCTTAATCTTTTTATCGGTGATGCAGATGAGACTATTGAAAATGGGACTTTGGTCATTGATCAGGATAAAATTTTATATGCTGGAGACAGTGCAAATAAGCCTGATATTTCTGGTGATATCAACGAGATTGATTGCATGGGGTTATTTGCCATGCCGGGGATGACAGAGTCGCACGCGCATCTTTCTTACACAAATAACGGTCCCCTAGAATTGGATAAATCGCCTGTTGAAGAGGTGATGATTAAAACGATTAATAATGCGCGGGTGATGCTCGGTTCGGGATTTACCTCAGCGATTAGTTTCGGCTCGGTGCATCGTATCGATGCCTTTTTAAAACAGGGCATTGAGAATAACGATATTATTGGCCCACGCCTATTGGCGGGTGGGCGCGATATTGGGTCGACAGGCAGTAATGCCGATTTGCACCCGGATTATGCACAGTTGAAAATAGATGGTCTCGGCATGATAACGGACGGCCCTTGGGAGGTTCGAAAAGCTGTGAGAACCCTCTCAAAAAACGGCGTGGATGTTGTGAAGGTCATGATTGACGGTGAGTTAATTTCATCAGGTGGAGGTATTAAACCTGGCGTTCTTGGTTTCACGGATGAGGAGTTGGATGTTCTTGTCTCCGAAGCACATGGCAGGGGGATGCGCGTTGCATGTCATGCGCGTTCTGCAGATGCGGTTAAACAAGCTGTTAGATATGGGGTCGATTATATCGGACATGCGAACTACTTGGATGATGAAGCGTGTGAGTTGCTTGACGCCAATAAAGATAAAGTTTTTGTCGGACCAGCAACGGCATGGGAAGTTACCTTTCTGGAAAATTACGAGATGTTCGGATTTGCGAAAGACAGTCCTGAAGTTGAGGGTTATGCCGCTGAATTGGAGGCGACAATCGACTCCGTCAAAAAAATGAAGAAGTTGGGTATTAGGATTCTTGTTGGGGGCGATTATGGTCTAAACATTACGCCGCATGGAACCTATGCCAAAGATCTTGAATATTTTGTTAAGTTTTTTGGTTTCTCCCAATTTGATGCCTTGCGTGCTGCGACTAAGCATGGTGGTGAAGCCTTTATGCCGGATGGAAGTCTTGGCACAATGACAGCAGGGAGTCTGGCTGATATTGTTTTGATTGACGGCAACCCGTTGGAAGAAATTCAGACCTTGCAGGATAAATCTAAAATTATTTCTGTCATGAAAAGTGGTCAGTTGTATTTCAATTTACTCAATGAGCAGTCGCCTCATTTGGTTTTGCCAACAGAATGTAAGGACATAATTAAGAAAAAACTTCAAGGTTAA
- a CDS encoding amidohydrolase family protein yields MSNIIDVHAHIVFQDLNNEAGIHGPEAFEDSEGRKCFKIGEYVFKNLDYENSIFTDIDLRMDVMNRLGVDLQVLSPNPLTMFHGIEAETAIRFCKKHNDLMSKTVIDNDKFLGLAALPLQDIEAACFELERAVKELGLTGASIGTDFPGGFDSAPLNQLYEKVVELDVPLFVHPASTDGRSGLRDDRLENYNLSLSLGYAYEETLAVAQIIFGGVLNRFPELDICISHGGGCFSFLAEKMTKLAKFADKDFDYLGMVKKLWFDTHIEGQSAKSLLYEFANNQKIVFGTNFGGFDTPETIHPDAVALSVNAKKLLRLL; encoded by the coding sequence ATGTCGAACATAATTGACGTTCACGCGCATATTGTATTTCAAGATCTGAATAATGAAGCCGGAATTCATGGCCCTGAGGCGTTTGAAGACTCTGAAGGCCGCAAATGTTTTAAAATCGGTGAATATGTTTTCAAGAATCTTGATTACGAAAACTCAATATTTACCGATATTGATTTAAGGATGGATGTGATGAACCGCCTCGGTGTGGATTTGCAGGTTTTGTCGCCCAATCCTCTGACAATGTTCCACGGTATAGAAGCTGAAACTGCAATCCGTTTTTGCAAAAAACATAATGACCTAATGTCAAAAACCGTCATTGATAACGATAAGTTTTTGGGACTGGCAGCCTTGCCGCTTCAAGATATTGAAGCAGCGTGTTTTGAGTTGGAACGTGCAGTGAAAGAGTTGGGTCTCACAGGCGCTTCTATTGGCACTGATTTTCCGGGGGGCTTCGACTCGGCGCCTCTTAATCAGCTCTATGAAAAGGTGGTAGAACTGGATGTTCCTTTATTTGTACACCCTGCTTCCACGGATGGGCGGTCAGGCTTGAGGGATGATCGACTGGAAAATTATAATTTATCTTTGAGCCTTGGCTATGCTTATGAAGAAACGCTTGCTGTTGCTCAGATTATTTTTGGGGGCGTTTTAAATCGGTTTCCTGAACTGGATATATGCATCTCACATGGCGGTGGGTGTTTTAGTTTTCTTGCAGAAAAGATGACAAAGCTTGCTAAATTCGCAGATAAAGATTTTGATTATCTGGGTATGGTTAAAAAATTATGGTTCGATACGCATATTGAGGGGCAAAGTGCAAAAAGCCTGCTTTATGAATTTGCGAATAATCAAAAAATTGTTTTTGGGACAAATTTTGGTGGGTTTGATACGCCTGAGACAATTCACCCTGATGCCGTCGCTTTATCTGTTAACGCCAAGAAATTGTTGAGGCTTTTATGA